The following is a genomic window from Sporocytophaga myxococcoides DSM 11118.
AATGATATTTTTCACTTAGACAAGTATATAGGTTAAATCCTGAGATTATGATTCTTAATTATTGATTCCTTTTAAAACAGAAAAAAAAAGAGGTTGTCCGAAAGTCAGACAACCTCCAATCAAAAGATTTAAGTTTTTTTATGGAAAAACAATTCCCGGATATGAAGCTACATTTACCTGAGGCAAAGTTGAGCCATATTTATTATTTATAGCATTGATAAAGCCATTGGCAACTATTGCATTACCCTGAGGGGTAAGGTGAATTCCATCAAGGGAAAATGCTCCTCCTGTTACAAATGTTGCTGTAAATGTAAGACCTTCAAATGTTATCCCTGTTTTAAGGGAACTCATTACTGAAGCCATATCTGCAAAGGCAAGATCTTTTTGCTGGGCTACATTCAGGATGGTTTGGTTATATGCTGCAGTTGCTGATTTAATATTGGCAATCTCCGTTTGATCAAGCACATATTTACCTGGAATGGGAGTCTGACTTCCCCAACCATAACATTTTATGGAATCCTGAGGAATCGTTAACAATATTAATTCGTCGCTTTTTATTTGTCTCAGGCCTCCTGGAGCATTCTTATCGCTGATGATAAAAGGATTTTGTCCCAGATTGAAAGTAATTCCTAAAGGACCATAAGCTTGATTCAGAGCAACTACCTGGGTTTGTGATGTCAACGCTAAACCATTATAAGGTATAGTGGTAAAATATGGAATATCTGTAATATCAGGAATGTTCGCTATCACTCCTTTGGCTCCTCCTGCCAATACTGAATTTGCTATAGTATTCAGATATTGAGAATATGCAACTGGATTTGTAATACTATCTCCCCCCCCTTCACCTCCTGTCGATGCATATAGCAGCACATCATTATTTCCAATCCATATAGAAACAAATGTAGGGTTTTGAGCTACTACATCTCCTACTACTGTTGAAACTCCCGGATTGCTTGCTATCCTAAAATAAAATGGATTTCCAGGATTTGCTCCCAGCGGGCTTCTGCCAAAAAGGGGGGAAAGCAAATGAAAAGATTTTGCTCCTGGAACACCCATATTATTAAATGGCCCCTGACCTCCTATTGGATTAAGGTTTGCAAGATTAGGCTGGCCTGCCAACACAGGTGAGAGAGAAGTTACCCCTTTACAGTCAGTTACAGGAGCTAATACTCTTTTAGTAACTAATTGACCGTTTTGCACCCCTATCCCATTCTCGTCTACCATGTACGGAACCTTAAATGGTCCTCCGCCTGCCAATGCGAATTGCTGTGCAAGGATGTTGGTATAAGCATATGTTTGTCCTTGTATATACAAGGCACCACTAGAATAACCCGCCGTCAGAGAATTTCCCACGGCCACATATTTTGAAAAATTTGCAGACCCCGAAGTGACTGCAATATCTTCTTTTATATCCGGTTTGCATCCAAATGATAAAGCTGCGAGAGCTAAATAAAGATGCGCTATCTTAAGTTTCATAGTTCCTTTCTGATTAAAAATTATATGATAAGCCAATTCCTGGAATATATGCATAGGTTTTGTATGC
Proteins encoded in this region:
- a CDS encoding SGNH/GDSL hydrolase family protein, with the translated sequence MKLKIAHLYLALAALSFGCKPDIKEDIAVTSGSANFSKYVAVGNSLTAGYSSGALYIQGQTYAYTNILAQQFALAGGGPFKVPYMVDENGIGVQNGQLVTKRVLAPVTDCKGVTSLSPVLAGQPNLANLNPIGGQGPFNNMGVPGAKSFHLLSPLFGRSPLGANPGNPFYFRIASNPGVSTVVGDVVAQNPTFVSIWIGNNDVLLYASTGGEGGGDSITNPVAYSQYLNTIANSVLAGGAKGVIANIPDITDIPYFTTIPYNGLALTSQTQVVALNQAYGPLGITFNLGQNPFIISDKNAPGGLRQIKSDELILLTIPQDSIKCYGWGSQTPIPGKYVLDQTEIANIKSATAAYNQTILNVAQQKDLAFADMASVMSSLKTGITFEGLTFTATFVTGGAFSLDGIHLTPQGNAIVANGFINAINNKYGSTLPQVNVASYPGIVFP